In Desulfobacteraceae bacterium, the DNA window CGGCCGCCCACCGTCAGCGGCTGATGCAGGAATTGACGCAAATCGGTTTCCATCGGTCTCCTTGTCGCCCCGCATGCGACGCCGCCGGGGGCGATTTTTCAAAGTTTATCAGGTCCCAGGGGAATTTCAACTGCCCGATTGCGGTTGAAAAATCCCGTCAACCCCATTATGGAACCCCCCATGACGCCAGAGCGCACAACCGCCCACAGGGCGCCCTTGGAAACCGAGGTCAAACTGGTGGTCTGCGCCCCGGCCCCCGGCCGGGTGGCCGCGGCGGTGGCGGACCTGACCCGCATCGGGGCTTACCGCCTGGCACCCGGCCGACCGCTTCAGATCATGGACCGCTATTTCGACACCCCCGACGGGGCGCTGGATCGCAGGGGCCTTGGGCTGCGGCTGCGCGACCAGGACGACCGCTGCCGGGTGACCCTCAAGGGCCCTTCCCGGAGCGAGCGACCCGGATTGACCCGGCGCATGGAGCTTGAGCTGTTCTGGGGGGCGAAAGGGCTGGCGGCGATCCTGGAAGCGCTTTCCGCCGAAGGCATCGCCTTGCTGCCGGGGGCCGCCCCCGGGAGGCACGAACCCGCGGCGGCCGTTCTCGCGCGCCACGGCCTCGCCCCGATCCAGGAGCGGGAAACCCTCCGCCAGCTCCGCGATGTTTTCGAGGCCGAAAGCAAATCAATCGTTCCACTGGCGGAAATGGCGATCGATGCGGTGGCCTATCGCTGGACCGCGGGCACGGTGGGCCACCATGAAATCGAGATCGAGGCTTGCCCGGGAACCGGGGCCACCCTTCTGCTGGCACTGGCCGGCCGCCTGCGGACCCGCTTCACCCCGTTTTTGCAGCCCTGGGCCTTCAGCAAGCTGGCCACCGGCCATGCCGTAGCCCACCTGATGGCCGCCGAGGGCGGCGCCGGCCTGGTGGACGACG includes these proteins:
- a CDS encoding CYTH domain-containing protein, with product MTPERTTAHRAPLETEVKLVVCAPAPGRVAAAVADLTRIGAYRLAPGRPLQIMDRYFDTPDGALDRRGLGLRLRDQDDRCRVTLKGPSRSERPGLTRRMELELFWGAKGLAAILEALSAEGIALLPGAAPGRHEPAAAVLARHGLAPIQERETLRQLRDVFEAESKSIVPLAEMAIDAVAYRWTAGTVGHHEIEIEACPGTGATLLLALAGRLRTRFTPFLQPWAFSKLATGHAVAHLMAAEGGAGLVDDAQHLLPPAYDRLRQMMSTGVPPQRSHTP